In the genome of Ureibacillus sp. FSL W7-1570, the window TTTCCAAGAGTTCAAAGGGAAATTGTTGTCGCTGATCGATTCCTTTGGGTATAGCACAGATGGCACCAACAACACCATCCAAGGCTATTTCCCGGAAATGCTCCAAAGTTTGGATAAATTGGCGAACGCTTTTGTACAAGCTTTCAATAAAGTCCATGAAGCAGGGTATACGTTGGGGAAAAGTGACGATTCGGACACATCTGTGAATGGAATTTCATTTTTTGATCCAGTCGGACTTACTGCGGGCACGATCAAAGTGAACGACGCGCTTGTAAAAGATCCGAACCTGGTGGCTGCATCCAGCGTTCAAGGGGAAGAAGGAAACGGCAAATGGGCGCTGATTCTGGCAAATCTGCAATCCATGCCGATCAATAATAAAGAATCCATCGGCAAGATCAAGGATAAAGACGGAAACGAAACAACGGTGGAATTGCCTGATAATCTGGGATTGGACGGCGCAACTTTCCAATCCTATTACCAAGGCCTCATTGGACAACTTGGGGTAGACGGGCAAAAGGCGAACTTGCTCAAAACGAACACTGAAACGATCCGCCTGACTGTTGAAAACAACCGTGCTTCGATGAGTTCGGTTTCCCTTGATGAAGAAATGACGGATATGATCCGCTTCCAGCAGGCATACAGTGCAAATGCCCGGATGATCACAGTGATTGATGAATTGTTGGACAAAGTCATCAACGGCATGGGAAGAGCAGGATTATAACGGTTTAATGTTCTTCAACGAATGAAGAAAGGAGAAAGAACATGCGTGTAACTCAATCAATGTTATCGAATAATATGCTTCGAAACTTGAGCAACAGTTATTCCAAAATCGGGAAATATCAGGAACAAATCACGACCGGCAGAAAATTCACACGCCCGTCGGATGATCCTGTTTCTACGGTAAAAGGCATGGCTTTCCGCACAGATTTGAATAAAGCGGAACAATTCACCCGCAATATCCAGACGGTCAACAACTGGCTGGATACGACCGATGACGCCCTTGACCAAGCGGGTACCGCCCTGCACCGCATAAAAGAATTGTTGGTTCAAGCGGCGAATGATACAAACACATCAAGCGACCGGACAAAAATAAAAGAAGAAATCGAACAGATAAAACAGCAATTAAGAGATATAGCGAATACTAAAGTGGGAAATAAATACATATTCTCAGGAACAAAAACATTGGCACCGGTTTTTGACGAGAGTGGCATGACGGGCCATATCAATGAAGAGATTGTACAAATCGAGGTTTTTGACGGGATTAAACTGGATGTGAATATCCCTGGAAAAACATTGTTTGGGAATATTGATAATTTTATGAGCAACCTTTCAAACCTTCTGAATGACGATACAAAAACCGGGGAAGATATTTCGGAGATGTTGGGCGATTTGGACCAGCTGTATGAAGAAGTTTTGGCGGCGCGTGCAGACATTGGGGCCCGTCAAAACCGGGTGGAATTGATGACAAATCGTCTGGCATTGCATGAAACGAATGTGACAAAACAGCTTTCAGAAAATGAAGATGTCGATTATGCGAAAGCCATTACGGAAATGATCACAGCGGAATCCATTCACCAAGCCGCTCTGTCAGTCGGTGCAAAAATCATTCAGCAAACATTGGTAGATTTTATTCGATAATTAAACCACTTTATAAAAAGAAAAATCGATCAGCGTTTGGACGACCCGGTTCAAACGCTTTTCTTGAAATGCAGGTGATTTTATGAGGTTCCCCGAAATTCATATCCGCACATACGATATCATCATGGATTGGAACATTCAAGATCCGGTCCAAACGATTCGCCAACCGAGAGCGGATCAGCATATCGAGCAGCCGGCTGCAATTCTGGAAATCAACTCCACTCGCGCCCAATTGCATCTCGATACAACACAGGCCCGCCGTGATCTTGGTTTGGTGGGGCCATTAGAGTCCATTGACAATTATGCGAAAGAAGGAAAAAAAGCGGTTCTGGAAGGGATGGCAAGACGGGCAAAGGAAGGGCGCCAAATCATGGAGAATGCCGGAAAGGGCATGGGGCGTCAAATCATTCAAAACATTGCCAAAGAAAAATTTGGTCCGAAGCCATTGCAATTCAACTTGAAATTCGTGCCTTCCATCGGCTCGGTAAAAGTTGATTATATCCCTGGCGAAACGGAAATAAATATTACACCGCAGAAACCGAAGATTGATGTGCAGATGAATAAACCGATCCATGAATATACACCTGGAAAAATTACAGGTGAAGTACTACAATATCCTAAAGTGGAAATTGATGTGACTTTATAGATGGGAGATAACACGATGCAAATTCAAACGAAATTTTTAGGCGAAGTGGAAATCCAAGAAGAAGAAATCATCACATTGACAAGCGGGCTTTTGGGATTGGAAGATTATACGAAATACGTCTTGCTGCCATTGGAAAAAGACAGCCCCCTTGCATTTTTCCAATCAGTGGAAGAACCGCAAGTCGGGTTTGTTGTCGCCTATCCTTTTGCTTTCAAAAAAGATTATGCTTTCGATATCAGTGAAACCGATAAAGAAGACTTGCAGGTTGAAAAAGAAGAAGAACTGATTGCCTATTCCATCGTCACTGTAAAAGAGCCTTTTGAGTCATCAACTTTGAATTTACTCGCCCCAATCGTGATCAATAGCGTAAAAAAATGCGGAAAACAAATTGTGTTGCAAGACAACGAAGCCTTTCCGCTGCGCTTCCCGATTGCTGAGCCAAAAGGAAGTGTAAAATAATGTTAGTCCTCTCAAGAAAACTCAATGAATCTATCATCATCGGCGAAAATATAGAAGTTAAAGTGCTCTCCATTGAAGGAGATCAAGTAAAATTGGGAATCGTGGCGCCAAAAAATATCAAAGTCCACCGCAGGGAAGTATATGAATCTATCCAAGAACAAAATAAAGCGGCATTAAATATTGATGCGAATTTAATTCAAAAATTAACAAAAAAGCGTTAAAAGAATTTAGGTTAAAAAATATGAGAGGAATTTTAAAAAATAAATAGAAAAAAGATTAAAAAAACATATTAAACTTTTTTTCTTTCTTACGATATATAAAGTGTAAGGCTTAAGAATAAAGTGCTTGAGCCAATCCACATGGATGTGGAAAATCAAAATTTCAAGGAGGATTTCATAATGAGAATTCAACACAATATTTCAGCGTTAAACACACACCGTAACCTATCTTTCAACAACTCTCAAGCTGCGAAAAACCTTGAGAAATTATCTTCCGGTTACAAAATCAACCGTGCGGGCGACGATGCAGCAGGTTTGGCAATTTCTGAAAAAATGCGTGCGCAAATCCGTGGTTTGGACATGGCATCCAAAAACTCACAAGATGCTATTTCTCTAATCCAAACAGCAGAAGGTGCGTTAAACGAAACTCACTCCATCCTTCAACGTATGCGTGAACTTGCAGTACAATCTTCAAACGATACAAACGTAACGGATGACCGTGAAGCATTACAAAAGGAAATTGAACAATTAATTGAAGAAATCGATCGTATTGCAAACACTACTGAGTTCAATACTCAAAAATTACTAGACGGTTCTTTCAAAGGTACGTTCCAAATCGGTGCCAACGAAGGTCAAAGCATTAACTTAAATATTAATAAAATGGGTGCAGCAGCATTAGGCTTAACTGCAACTACAACTGTTCAAAGTGATGTGGAAGTAACGAAAGTATCTGGTGCAGGTTCAGGAGCTACTCCAAAAGCATTAGCAGATGGAATTTATACTGTTGAAGGTAACAAAGTACTAGACAGCACTGGTAACCAAGTAGGTACAGTAAATGATAAAAGCGTCAAATTAACTGATGGTATTTCTCAGTATGAATTTGATGAATCCATTTCTGTAACAGACGGATCAACAATCACAGTGAAAAATGGTAAAGCTACATTAGAATCTAAATTGGCTGATATTGAACAAACAGTAATTGGTAAAGCTGCTTCTGGTTCTGGTGCTGCAATTGCAGATGGTGAGTATACAGTAAGCTCTGACGGTACGAAATTATTAAATAGTTCTGGTACTGAAGTGACAGGTGTAACAATTTCAGGTAATACAATTACTAAAACTTCTGGATCTGATTCAACTACTTATACATTTTCTGCTAATTTGAATGCTGGAGACAAAATCACTTTGGATTCAGATCAAGCAACTGCTAAAATTGCGAATGGAGCAAAAGAATTACCTGCTGGTAATTATGAAATCTCTGGTTCAAATGTGATTAAAGATGGTCAAGTAGTTGGTTCATTTGATGATACTAAAAAGGAAGCAACAATCAAAGTTGGCGATAAAGAAATTAAAGTTGATGCGGGTAAATTAAATTTAGCAACTGCATTAGCTGATGGTTCTACTTTCACAATTAATGGTGTTGACATCTCTAACCGTGAATCCGCTTCTGCAACAATCTCAAAAATCGACGAAGCAATCAAATCAGTATCCGAACAACGTGCAACTCTTGGTGCTGTGCAAAACCGCTTAGAACATACAATCAACAACTTAGGAACAGCATCAGAAAACTTGACAGCTGCTGAATCTCGTATCCGTGATACAGATATGGCGAAAGAAATGATGGAATTCACGAAAAACAACATCTTAATGCAAGCTGCTCAAGCAATGTTAGCTCAAGCAAACCAACAACCTCAAGGTGTTCTACAGTTATTACAATAATAAAACTAAATGGGCTGTCCGAAAAGTCGAGTGAATCGACCTTCTGTACAGCCTTTTTTATATTTTAAGGGTAAAAAATCGTCCTTTGTACAAGTTCTTGAGATGATCGGAGTTCCCATTAAAAGCTTCATGCACAAAATCCGAGTGTGTAAAAGGACATTAAGAGAAATTAGTGTTTCACTCGATTGCTATGGACGGAAAAAGTCAGAACAGAATTTAGATTAGTGGACATCTTCCAAAAAATAGGAAATTAGGAGCTGATTCGCCAAGATAACTTCAAAATTCAGGAAAAAGAGCGAATAGGAAAACTAATTGTTTTCTCCATTCGCATATTTTTTAGTCTATTTAGACAGCCACTTTATTTAAATTGCAATTATGAATGCCGATATATTATTTGTGATCAACCTAATTTTGAGAGAGGTATTGTAATGGAAAAATTAATAAATGAAATAAAAAATTCTTATTATGAATATGTTGTTAAGATTGCTCCTGGTTGTGAAATTATCGCGAATAAATTACGTATTGGTGAAATAGAAGATGCACTTTATAATATAATTCAATTTTCTGAAGGTTTAAGTTGGCTGTTAGCTGTGGAAGAAAAATTAAAAGAGCAACACTTTATGATAAACAGTAGGATATCGGAAGCACAAGAATTATTAAAAGAAATTAATGAAGCTCTTGAACATAAAGATTTTATTACGGTTGCCGATTTGTTTGAATATGAAATTCAACCACTTTTTAATAGCGCATCTGAGTGGACTTTTGAAAAATTTTAAAAAGGTGGTATTAAGTTGTTAGTAGAAAATCGAATGCTTTTAAAAAATTTGAATCCAAAAACGTACTTTGCGTTAAATCACATTGAAAGTAAACTATCCAATGTCCGAGTATTTCCTTCTAAAAAGGGTGATGCTACATTAGCAATAACTATAGATAATAAGGAATACCTATATCATAGTAAATATGATCCTAAACGAGAAGCTCAAACATTTGTAGATAAATTAATTAGTGACCAGCACATCAATGATGTTAAAAACATTAAACATTTGTTATTTATTGGTATTGGCCTAGGATATCATTTCGAAATGATAATGGAAAAATTCCCTTATGCATCCTTTTCAATTTTTGAACCCAATATTGAAGTATTACATACATTTTTATCAAAAGTAAATTTATCCAAGTATAAGGTGAATAAAATAAAGGAAGTTTTTACAAACATAGATCAAATTAATCATTTAAATAATTTCCTTGATTTATCAATTGAAAATTCTATGACTATAATTTTGCCAATTTCATTTCAACTGTATTCTAATGAAATTGAATCTTTTCAAGGCTTCGTGAAAGATAATTTAAAACAAAGAAAAGCTGTTTTGGCAACTAAGGTTTCTTTCCAGCAACGTTGGACAATTAATTCAATTGTAAATTTTCCAGAAGTAGTGAAAACACCCAATTTTTTTGAAGACATTAACAGTCATCTTTTAAAAGATAAGCCGGTTATTATAGTAGCAGCGGGACCTTCATTGTCTTTAGAAATTGAACATTTAAGAAGAATAAAAGAAGAGGGAAGAGCTTATTTATTTGCTGTCGGTTCAGCGGTAAATGCTCTAATAGAAGCGAAGATTTTTCCAGATGCCTTTTTTAGTTATGATCCGGGAGCACTAAATGCAAAAGTTGTGAGCAGAATAAAAGAAGGAAATTTAGATATTCCACTAGTTTTTGGAACTTCAATTGGGTATGAGGTATTAGAAGATTATCCGGGAAAAAAAATACACTTCTTAACAAGTCAGGATACATTCTCTCATCATTTGTTAAAGGTTGATACAACCAATACAGTACCGGATGCAAAATCAATTGCGATTATAACACTTTACATTTTATTAAAGTTAAAAGTATCTACAATTATTTTAGTTGGTCAAAATTTAGGTTTTGTAAACAATAAACGTTACGCAAACGAAATTAATTACAATTTTTTGTCAAATGAATTAAGTGAAAAAGAAAAGGAAAATATTTTATTTATAGAAAGTGTTA includes:
- the flgL gene encoding flagellar hook-associated protein FlgL — encoded protein: MRVTQSMLSNNMLRNLSNSYSKIGKYQEQITTGRKFTRPSDDPVSTVKGMAFRTDLNKAEQFTRNIQTVNNWLDTTDDALDQAGTALHRIKELLVQAANDTNTSSDRTKIKEEIEQIKQQLRDIANTKVGNKYIFSGTKTLAPVFDESGMTGHINEEIVQIEVFDGIKLDVNIPGKTLFGNIDNFMSNLSNLLNDDTKTGEDISEMLGDLDQLYEEVLAARADIGARQNRVELMTNRLALHETNVTKQLSENEDVDYAKAITEMITAESIHQAALSVGAKIIQQTLVDFIR
- a CDS encoding DUF6470 family protein, translated to MRFPEIHIRTYDIIMDWNIQDPVQTIRQPRADQHIEQPAAILEINSTRAQLHLDTTQARRDLGLVGPLESIDNYAKEGKKAVLEGMARRAKEGRQIMENAGKGMGRQIIQNIAKEKFGPKPLQFNLKFVPSIGSVKVDYIPGETEINITPQKPKIDVQMNKPIHEYTPGKITGEVLQYPKVEIDVTL
- the fliW gene encoding flagellar assembly protein FliW; its protein translation is MQIQTKFLGEVEIQEEEIITLTSGLLGLEDYTKYVLLPLEKDSPLAFFQSVEEPQVGFVVAYPFAFKKDYAFDISETDKEDLQVEKEEELIAYSIVTVKEPFESSTLNLLAPIVINSVKKCGKQIVLQDNEAFPLRFPIAEPKGSVK
- the csrA gene encoding carbon storage regulator CsrA, whose product is MLVLSRKLNESIIIGENIEVKVLSIEGDQVKLGIVAPKNIKVHRREVYESIQEQNKAALNIDANLIQKLTKKR
- a CDS encoding flagellin, with protein sequence MRIQHNISALNTHRNLSFNNSQAAKNLEKLSSGYKINRAGDDAAGLAISEKMRAQIRGLDMASKNSQDAISLIQTAEGALNETHSILQRMRELAVQSSNDTNVTDDREALQKEIEQLIEEIDRIANTTEFNTQKLLDGSFKGTFQIGANEGQSINLNINKMGAAALGLTATTTVQSDVEVTKVSGAGSGATPKALADGIYTVEGNKVLDSTGNQVGTVNDKSVKLTDGISQYEFDESISVTDGSTITVKNGKATLESKLADIEQTVIGKAASGSGAAIADGEYTVSSDGTKLLNSSGTEVTGVTISGNTITKTSGSDSTTYTFSANLNAGDKITLDSDQATAKIANGAKELPAGNYEISGSNVIKDGQVVGSFDDTKKEATIKVGDKEIKVDAGKLNLATALADGSTFTINGVDISNRESASATISKIDEAIKSVSEQRATLGAVQNRLEHTINNLGTASENLTAAESRIRDTDMAKEMMEFTKNNILMQAAQAMLAQANQQPQGVLQLLQ
- a CDS encoding 6-hydroxymethylpterin diphosphokinase MptE-like protein — encoded protein: MLVENRMLLKNLNPKTYFALNHIESKLSNVRVFPSKKGDATLAITIDNKEYLYHSKYDPKREAQTFVDKLISDQHINDVKNIKHLLFIGIGLGYHFEMIMEKFPYASFSIFEPNIEVLHTFLSKVNLSKYKVNKIKEVFTNIDQINHLNNFLDLSIENSMTIILPISFQLYSNEIESFQGFVKDNLKQRKAVLATKVSFQQRWTINSIVNFPEVVKTPNFFEDINSHLLKDKPVIIVAAGPSLSLEIEHLRRIKEEGRAYLFAVGSAVNALIEAKIFPDAFFSYDPGALNAKVVSRIKEGNLDIPLVFGTSIGYEVLEDYPGKKIHFLTSQDTFSHHLLKVDTTNTVPDAKSIAIITLYILLKLKVSTIILVGQNLGFVNNKRYANEINYNFLSNELSEKEKENILFIESVNGGKIETDELFLMMKKNMENVIKNMNSSSEIINTTKNGAKIAGTTFMPLEEVIEKKLQRTNITGKEWLQGKQDVDMEFVRKRYNNLEYSFDEMISAFNDVIQVQNEIIEDYKKGIFTKLESQFVRFDKAFNKVKNSEFFKVIIKPMTRVQHEDFLKHSYKVQAAHLPNKKAENFINIFIKYTNAIYAAIIYIQPAFKKLKESNIFNVKENVK